One region of Bubalus bubalis isolate 160015118507 breed Murrah chromosome 15, NDDB_SH_1, whole genome shotgun sequence genomic DNA includes:
- the ARHGAP39 gene encoding rho GTPase-activating protein 39 isoform X4, which yields MEFRLEWVEIIEPRTRERMYANLVTGECVWDPPAGVRIKRTSENQWWELFDPNTSRFYYYNASTQRTVWHRPQDCDIIPLAKLQTLKQNTESPRASAENSPGRGSSVSRDGSTSSSLEPELDSGDRAPEPVGRASRQPAPGMVKDESGSSSPSGVLLEKDYEVYRDYSVDGHLLHCRTSSLRWNSGTKERMLIKVADREPSFLSPQGNGYALDSQPGGRSRRPSGGQHSPSLQTFTPDADSPVFFPERRPSPFPKRAELGSCSPLLAQPRRPTGDSQPSSPRYAYEPPLYEEPPVEYQAPLYDEPPMDVQFEAGSPRRSPGRKPPKAASASPYQQLVLTRQKCPERYLSLEYSPAGKEYVRQLVYVEQASSSPKLRAGPRHKYTPHPGGGSLSLQPSPCLLRDQRLGATSSLGVVSGDYSSMEGPELRPAPPPTPLPQAQDDAMSWSSQQDTMSSTGYSPSTRKRKSRNPSVCHAPSAPPAEGPGDCDPLGQQPLTEERPLCGPGLTPMKRTEGEAGDGEGHRGPAEPFLAQARLAWEAQQAHLHMKQRGSWDSQQDGSGYESDGAVPLPMPGPVVRAFSEDEALAQQESKHWQRGALDRLAFPQVLLEKSVSVQTSLASPEPYLHPSQSEDLGTCAQFESSRQARSVMPSASCVFPTFTLRKPSSETDIENWASKHFNTHTQGLFRRKVSIANMLAWSSESIKKPMIVTSDRHVKKEACEVFKLIQMYMGDRRAKADPLHVALEIATKGWSVQGLRDELYIQLCRQTTENFRLESLARGWELMAICLAFFPPTPKFHSYLEGYIYRHMDPVNDTKVTQHMKALLERNTKKKSKLRKKPKPYVEEPDGVAISTYAKYCYHKLQKAALTGAKKGLKKPNVEEIRHAKNAVFSPSMFGSALQEVMSMQKERYPDRQLPWVQTRLSEEVLALNGDQTEGIFRVPGDIDEVNALKLQVDQWKVPTGLEDPHVPASLLKLWYRELEEPLIPHEFYEQCIAHYESPEAAVAVVHALPRINRLVLCYLIRFLQVFVQPANVAITKMDVSNLAMVMAPNCLRCRSDDPRVIFENTRKEMSFLRVLIQHLDTSFMEGVL from the exons GCTGGAGTGGGTGGAGATCATCGAGCCGCGCACGCGCGAACGCATGTACGCCAACCTGGTCACCGGCGAGTGCGTGTGGGACCCGCCGGCCGGCGTGCGCATCAAGCGGACCAGCGAGAACCAGTGGTGGGAGCTCTTCGACCCCAACACGTCGCGCTTCTACTACTACAATGCCAGCACCCAGCGCACCGTGTGGCACCGGCCGCAGGACTGCGACATCATCCCCCTGGCCAAGCTGCAGACCCTGAAGCAGAACACGGAGTCGCCGCGCGCCTCGGCGGAGAACAGCCCCGGGCGGGGCAGCAGCGTCAGCCGCGATGGCAGCACCAGCTCGTCCCTGGAACCCGAGCTGGACTCCGGCGACAGGGCACCAGAGCCTGTGGGCCGCGCAAGCCGGCAGCCCGCGCCGGGGATGGTGAAGGACGAGAGCGGCAG CTCCTCACCGTCAGGAGTGCTCCTTGAGAAGGACTACGAGGTTTACCGGGACTACAGCGTGGACGGCCACCTTCTCCACTGCAG GACCTCCTCTCTCCGCTGGAACTCGGGCACCAAGGAGCGCATGCTCATCAAAGTTGCCGACAGGGAGCCCAGCTTCCTCTCCCCCCAGGGCAATGGCTACGCCCTGGACAGCCAGCCTGGGGGTCGCTCCCGCAGGCCCTCCGGAGGACAGCACTCGCCCAGCCTGCAGACCTTCACCCCTGACGCGGACAGCCCCGTCTTCTTCCCGGAGCGGAGGCCGTCGCCTTTCCCGAAGAGGGCTGAGCTAGGGAGCTGCTCCCCGCTGCTGGCCCAGCCCCGCCGGCCCACTGGAGACTCGCAGCCTTCCTCACCACGCTACGCCTACGAGCCCCCCCTCTATGAGGAGCCCCCCGTGGAGTACCAGGCCCCGCTCTACGACGAACCCCCCATGGATGTGCAGTTTGAGGCCGGCTCGCCCCGGCGGTCTCCTGGCCGCAAGCCACCCAAGGCAGCCTCCGCGTCGCCCTACCAGCAGCTGGTGCTCACCAGGCAGAAGTGCCCAGAGCGCTACCTGAGCCTGGAGTACAGCCCTGCCGGCAAGGAGTACGTGCGGCAGCTGGTGTACGTGGAGCAGGCCAGCTCCAGCCCCAAGCTGCGGGCAGGCCCGCGGCACAAGTACACGCCTCACCCGGGGGGCGGCTCGCTGTCCCTgcagcccagcccctgcctgctgcGTGACCAGCGCCTGGGGGCCACGTCCTCGCTGGGGGTCGTGTCTGGGGACTATAGCAGCATGGAGGGGCCCGAGCTGCGGCCCGCCCCACCGCCCAcgcccctgccccaggcccaaGACGATGCCATGTCCTGGTCTAGCCAGCAGGACACCATGTCTTCCACGGGCTACTCCCCCAGCACGCGCAAGAGGAAGAGCAGGAACCCCTCCGTGTGCCATGCTCCCAGCGCCCCGCCCGCCGAGGGCCCTGGGGACTGCGACCCGCTGGGCCAGCAGCCCCTGACGGAGGAGCGGCCTCTGTGTGGACCCGGCCTGACGCCCATGAAGCGCACAGAGGGGGAGGCGGGGGACGGGGAGGGCCACCGGGGCCCGGCTGAGCCCTTCCTGGCACAGGCCCGGCTGGCCTGGGAGGCACAGCAAGCCCACCTGCACATGAAGCAGAGGGGCAGCTGGGACTCGCAGCAGGATGGCTCGGGCTACGAGAGTGACGGGGCGGTGCCGCTGCCCATGCCCGGGCCCGTGGTGCGTGCCTTCAGTGAGGATGAGGCGCTGGCCCAGCAGGAGAGCAAGCACTGGCAGAGGGGTGCCTTGGACAGGCTCGCCTTCCCACAGGTCCTGCTCGAGAAGAGCGTCTCCGTGCAGACCAGCCTGGCCTCCCCGGAGCCCTACCTGCACCCCTCTCAG TCTGAGGACCTTGGCACCTGCGCCCAGTTCGAGAGCAGCCGGCAGGCCCGGAGTGTGATGCCCAGCGCCAGCTGCGTGTTCCCCACCTTCACTCTCCGCAAGCCATCCTCGGAGACAGACATCGAGAACTGGGCCTCCAAGCACTTCAACACCCACACGCAGGGCCTCTTCCGGCGGAAGGTGTCCATCGCCAACATGCTGGCCTGGAGCAGCGAGTCCATCAAGAAGCCCATGATCGTGACCAGCGACCGCCACGTGAAGAAAGAGGCCTGTGAGGTCTTCAAGTTGATTCAGATGTACATGGGCGACCGGCGCGCCAAGGCAGACCCGCTGCACGTGGCCCTGGAGATCGCCACCAAAGGCTGGAGTGTGCAGGGCCTGCGGGACGAGCTCTACATCCAGCTGTGCCGGCAGACCACCGAGAACTTTCGCCTTGAGAGCCTGGCCCGTGGCTGGGAGCTTATGGCCATCTGCCTGGCCTTCTTCCCACCCACGCCCAAGTTCCACTCCTACCTGGAGGGCTACATCTACCGGCACATGGACCCTGTCAACGACACCAAAG TGACCCAGCACATGAAAGCGCTCCTGGAAAGGAACACTAAGAAGAAGTCCAAGTTGAGAAAGAAACCCAAGCCTTATGTTGAGGAGCCGGATG GGGTGGCAATAAGCACATATGCCAAGTACTGTTACCACAAGCTGCAGAAGGCAGCCCTAACTGGGGCCAAGAAG GGGCTGAAGAAGCCCAACGTAGAGGAAATTCGACATGCCAAGAACGCGGTCTTCAGCCCGTCCATGTTTGGCAGCGCGCTGCAGGAGGTCATGAGCATGCAGAAGGAGCGCTACCCTGATCGGCAGCTGCCCTGGGTGCAGACCCGACTGTCAGAGGAGGTGCTCGCACTCAACGGCGACCAGACGGAAGGCATCTTCAG AGTACCTGGGGACATCGATGAAGTGAATGCCCTGAAGCTACAGGTGGACCAGTGGAAGGTACCTACAGGCTTGGAGGACCCCCACGTCCCAG CGTCGCTGCTGAAGCTGTGGTACCGGGAGCTGGAGGAGCCCCTGATCCCGCACGAGTTCTACGAGCAGTGCATCGCGCACTACGAGAGCCCGGAGGCTGCCGTGGCCGTGGTGCACGCGCTGCCCCGCATCAACCGCCTGGTGCTGTGCTACCTCATCCGCTTCCTCCAG GTGTTCGTGCAGCCTGCCAATGTGGCCATCACCAAGATGGACGTCAGCAACCTGGCCATGGTGATGGCGCCCAACTGCCTGCGCTGCCGCTCAGATGACCCGCGGGTCATCTTTGAGAACACTCGCAAGGAGATGTCTTTCCTGCGCGTGCTCATCCAGCACCTGGACACCAGCTTCATGGAGGGCGTGCTATAG
- the ARHGAP39 gene encoding rho GTPase-activating protein 39 isoform X3 — protein MAARPARSLRIRAAQAATAHGRKTRLLRAGVGGRLGMGDAFLTDAGGRPDDRLTAVRLAPEEEAAMSQAQDYECESQHAGLLESRVSGSSTRLEWVEIIEPRTRERMYANLVTGECVWDPPAGVRIKRTSENQWWELFDPNTSRFYYYNASTQRTVWHRPQDCDIIPLAKLQTLKQNTESPRASAENSPGRGSSVSRDGSTSSSLEPELDSGDRAPEPVGRASRQPAPGMVKDESGSSSPSGVLLEKDYEVYRDYSVDGHLLHCRTSSLRWNSGTKERMLIKVADREPSFLSPQGNGYALDSQPGGRSRRPSGGQHSPSLQTFTPDADSPVFFPERRPSPFPKRAELGSCSPLLAQPRRPTGDSQPSSPRYAYEPPLYEEPPVEYQAPLYDEPPMDVQFEAGSPRRSPGRKPPKAASASPYQQLVLTRQKCPERYLSLEYSPAGKEYVRQLVYVEQASSSPKLRAGPRHKYTPHPGGGSLSLQPSPCLLRDQRLGATSSLGVVSGDYSSMEGPELRPAPPPTPLPQAQDDAMSWSSQQDTMSSTGYSPSTRKRKSRNPSVCHAPSAPPAEGPGDCDPLGQQPLTEERPLCGPGLTPMKRTEGEAGDGEGHRGPAEPFLAQARLAWEAQQAHLHMKQRGSWDSQQDGSGYESDGAVPLPMPGPVVRAFSEDEALAQQESKHWQRGALDRLAFPQVLLEKSVSVQTSLASPEPYLHPSQSEDLGTCAQFESSRQARSVMPSASCVFPTFTLRKPSSETDIENWASKHFNTHTQGLFRRKVSIANMLAWSSESIKKPMIVTSDRHVKKEACEVFKLIQMYMGDRRAKADPLHVALEIATKGWSVQGLRDELYIQLCRQTTENFRLESLARGWELMAICLAFFPPTPKFHSYLEGYIYRHMDPVNDTKGVAISTYAKYCYHKLQKAALTGAKKGLKKPNVEEIRHAKNAVFSPSMFGSALQEVMSMQKERYPDRQLPWVQTRLSEEVLALNGDQTEGIFRVPGDIDEVNALKLQVDQWKVPTGLEDPHVPASLLKLWYRELEEPLIPHEFYEQCIAHYESPEAAVAVVHALPRINRLVLCYLIRFLQVFVQPANVAITKMDVSNLAMVMAPNCLRCRSDDPRVIFENTRKEMSFLRVLIQHLDTSFMEGVL, from the exons GCTGGAGTGGGTGGAGATCATCGAGCCGCGCACGCGCGAACGCATGTACGCCAACCTGGTCACCGGCGAGTGCGTGTGGGACCCGCCGGCCGGCGTGCGCATCAAGCGGACCAGCGAGAACCAGTGGTGGGAGCTCTTCGACCCCAACACGTCGCGCTTCTACTACTACAATGCCAGCACCCAGCGCACCGTGTGGCACCGGCCGCAGGACTGCGACATCATCCCCCTGGCCAAGCTGCAGACCCTGAAGCAGAACACGGAGTCGCCGCGCGCCTCGGCGGAGAACAGCCCCGGGCGGGGCAGCAGCGTCAGCCGCGATGGCAGCACCAGCTCGTCCCTGGAACCCGAGCTGGACTCCGGCGACAGGGCACCAGAGCCTGTGGGCCGCGCAAGCCGGCAGCCCGCGCCGGGGATGGTGAAGGACGAGAGCGGCAG CTCCTCACCGTCAGGAGTGCTCCTTGAGAAGGACTACGAGGTTTACCGGGACTACAGCGTGGACGGCCACCTTCTCCACTGCAG GACCTCCTCTCTCCGCTGGAACTCGGGCACCAAGGAGCGCATGCTCATCAAAGTTGCCGACAGGGAGCCCAGCTTCCTCTCCCCCCAGGGCAATGGCTACGCCCTGGACAGCCAGCCTGGGGGTCGCTCCCGCAGGCCCTCCGGAGGACAGCACTCGCCCAGCCTGCAGACCTTCACCCCTGACGCGGACAGCCCCGTCTTCTTCCCGGAGCGGAGGCCGTCGCCTTTCCCGAAGAGGGCTGAGCTAGGGAGCTGCTCCCCGCTGCTGGCCCAGCCCCGCCGGCCCACTGGAGACTCGCAGCCTTCCTCACCACGCTACGCCTACGAGCCCCCCCTCTATGAGGAGCCCCCCGTGGAGTACCAGGCCCCGCTCTACGACGAACCCCCCATGGATGTGCAGTTTGAGGCCGGCTCGCCCCGGCGGTCTCCTGGCCGCAAGCCACCCAAGGCAGCCTCCGCGTCGCCCTACCAGCAGCTGGTGCTCACCAGGCAGAAGTGCCCAGAGCGCTACCTGAGCCTGGAGTACAGCCCTGCCGGCAAGGAGTACGTGCGGCAGCTGGTGTACGTGGAGCAGGCCAGCTCCAGCCCCAAGCTGCGGGCAGGCCCGCGGCACAAGTACACGCCTCACCCGGGGGGCGGCTCGCTGTCCCTgcagcccagcccctgcctgctgcGTGACCAGCGCCTGGGGGCCACGTCCTCGCTGGGGGTCGTGTCTGGGGACTATAGCAGCATGGAGGGGCCCGAGCTGCGGCCCGCCCCACCGCCCAcgcccctgccccaggcccaaGACGATGCCATGTCCTGGTCTAGCCAGCAGGACACCATGTCTTCCACGGGCTACTCCCCCAGCACGCGCAAGAGGAAGAGCAGGAACCCCTCCGTGTGCCATGCTCCCAGCGCCCCGCCCGCCGAGGGCCCTGGGGACTGCGACCCGCTGGGCCAGCAGCCCCTGACGGAGGAGCGGCCTCTGTGTGGACCCGGCCTGACGCCCATGAAGCGCACAGAGGGGGAGGCGGGGGACGGGGAGGGCCACCGGGGCCCGGCTGAGCCCTTCCTGGCACAGGCCCGGCTGGCCTGGGAGGCACAGCAAGCCCACCTGCACATGAAGCAGAGGGGCAGCTGGGACTCGCAGCAGGATGGCTCGGGCTACGAGAGTGACGGGGCGGTGCCGCTGCCCATGCCCGGGCCCGTGGTGCGTGCCTTCAGTGAGGATGAGGCGCTGGCCCAGCAGGAGAGCAAGCACTGGCAGAGGGGTGCCTTGGACAGGCTCGCCTTCCCACAGGTCCTGCTCGAGAAGAGCGTCTCCGTGCAGACCAGCCTGGCCTCCCCGGAGCCCTACCTGCACCCCTCTCAG TCTGAGGACCTTGGCACCTGCGCCCAGTTCGAGAGCAGCCGGCAGGCCCGGAGTGTGATGCCCAGCGCCAGCTGCGTGTTCCCCACCTTCACTCTCCGCAAGCCATCCTCGGAGACAGACATCGAGAACTGGGCCTCCAAGCACTTCAACACCCACACGCAGGGCCTCTTCCGGCGGAAGGTGTCCATCGCCAACATGCTGGCCTGGAGCAGCGAGTCCATCAAGAAGCCCATGATCGTGACCAGCGACCGCCACGTGAAGAAAGAGGCCTGTGAGGTCTTCAAGTTGATTCAGATGTACATGGGCGACCGGCGCGCCAAGGCAGACCCGCTGCACGTGGCCCTGGAGATCGCCACCAAAGGCTGGAGTGTGCAGGGCCTGCGGGACGAGCTCTACATCCAGCTGTGCCGGCAGACCACCGAGAACTTTCGCCTTGAGAGCCTGGCCCGTGGCTGGGAGCTTATGGCCATCTGCCTGGCCTTCTTCCCACCCACGCCCAAGTTCCACTCCTACCTGGAGGGCTACATCTACCGGCACATGGACCCTGTCAACGACACCAAAG GGGTGGCAATAAGCACATATGCCAAGTACTGTTACCACAAGCTGCAGAAGGCAGCCCTAACTGGGGCCAAGAAG GGGCTGAAGAAGCCCAACGTAGAGGAAATTCGACATGCCAAGAACGCGGTCTTCAGCCCGTCCATGTTTGGCAGCGCGCTGCAGGAGGTCATGAGCATGCAGAAGGAGCGCTACCCTGATCGGCAGCTGCCCTGGGTGCAGACCCGACTGTCAGAGGAGGTGCTCGCACTCAACGGCGACCAGACGGAAGGCATCTTCAG AGTACCTGGGGACATCGATGAAGTGAATGCCCTGAAGCTACAGGTGGACCAGTGGAAGGTACCTACAGGCTTGGAGGACCCCCACGTCCCAG CGTCGCTGCTGAAGCTGTGGTACCGGGAGCTGGAGGAGCCCCTGATCCCGCACGAGTTCTACGAGCAGTGCATCGCGCACTACGAGAGCCCGGAGGCTGCCGTGGCCGTGGTGCACGCGCTGCCCCGCATCAACCGCCTGGTGCTGTGCTACCTCATCCGCTTCCTCCAG GTGTTCGTGCAGCCTGCCAATGTGGCCATCACCAAGATGGACGTCAGCAACCTGGCCATGGTGATGGCGCCCAACTGCCTGCGCTGCCGCTCAGATGACCCGCGGGTCATCTTTGAGAACACTCGCAAGGAGATGTCTTTCCTGCGCGTGCTCATCCAGCACCTGGACACCAGCTTCATGGAGGGCGTGCTATAG
- the ARHGAP39 gene encoding rho GTPase-activating protein 39 isoform X5: MAARPARSLRIRAAQAATAHGRKTRLLRAGVGGRLGMGDAFLTDAGGRPDDRLTAVRLAPEEEAAMSQAQDYECESQHAGLLESRVSGSSTRLEWVEIIEPRTRERMYANLVTGECVWDPPAGVRIKRTSENQWWELFDPNTSRFYYYNASTQRTVWHRPQDCDIIPLAKLQTLKQNTESPRASAENSPGRGSSVSRDGSTSSSLEPELDSGDRAPEPVGRASRQPAPGMVKDESGSSSPSGVLLEKDYEVYRDYSVDGHLLHCRTSSLRWNSGTKERMLIKVADREPSFLSPQGNGYALDSQPGGRSRRPSGGQHSPSLQTFTPDADSPVFFPERRPSPFPKRAELGSCSPLLAQPRRPTGDSQPSSPRYAYEPPLYEEPPVEYQAPLYDEPPMDVQFEAGSPRRSPGRKPPKAASASPYQQLVLTRQKCPERYLSLEYSPAGKEYVRQLVYVEQASSSPKLRAGPRHKYTPHPGGGSLSLQPSPCLLRDQRLGATSSLGVVSGDYSSMEGPELRPAPPPTPLPQAQDDAMSWSSQQDTMSSTGYSPSTRKRKSRNPSVCHAPSAPPAEGPGDCDPLGQQPLTEERPLCGPGLTPMKRTEGEAGDGEGHRGPAEPFLAQARLAWEAQQAHLHMKQRGSWDSQQDGSGYESDGAVPLPMPGPVVRAFSEDEALAQQESKHWQRGALDRLAFPQVLLEKSVSVQTSLASPEPYLHPSQSEDLGTCAQFESSRQARSVMPSASCVFPTFTLRKPSSETDIENWASKHFNTHTQGLFRRKVSIANMLAWSSESIKKPMIVTSDRHVKKEACEVFKLIQMYMGDRRAKADPLHVALEIATKGWSVQGLRDELYIQLCRQTTENFRLESLARGWELMAICLAFFPPTPKFHSYLEGYIYRHMDPVNDTKVTQHMKALLERNTKKKSKLRKKPKPYVEEPDGVAISTYAKYCYHKLQKAALTGAKKGLKKPNVEEIRHAKNAVFSPSMFGSALQEVMSMQKERYPDRQLPWVQTRLSEEVLALNGDQTEGIFRVPGDIDEVNALKLQVDQWKVPTGLEDPHVPAR, translated from the exons GCTGGAGTGGGTGGAGATCATCGAGCCGCGCACGCGCGAACGCATGTACGCCAACCTGGTCACCGGCGAGTGCGTGTGGGACCCGCCGGCCGGCGTGCGCATCAAGCGGACCAGCGAGAACCAGTGGTGGGAGCTCTTCGACCCCAACACGTCGCGCTTCTACTACTACAATGCCAGCACCCAGCGCACCGTGTGGCACCGGCCGCAGGACTGCGACATCATCCCCCTGGCCAAGCTGCAGACCCTGAAGCAGAACACGGAGTCGCCGCGCGCCTCGGCGGAGAACAGCCCCGGGCGGGGCAGCAGCGTCAGCCGCGATGGCAGCACCAGCTCGTCCCTGGAACCCGAGCTGGACTCCGGCGACAGGGCACCAGAGCCTGTGGGCCGCGCAAGCCGGCAGCCCGCGCCGGGGATGGTGAAGGACGAGAGCGGCAG CTCCTCACCGTCAGGAGTGCTCCTTGAGAAGGACTACGAGGTTTACCGGGACTACAGCGTGGACGGCCACCTTCTCCACTGCAG GACCTCCTCTCTCCGCTGGAACTCGGGCACCAAGGAGCGCATGCTCATCAAAGTTGCCGACAGGGAGCCCAGCTTCCTCTCCCCCCAGGGCAATGGCTACGCCCTGGACAGCCAGCCTGGGGGTCGCTCCCGCAGGCCCTCCGGAGGACAGCACTCGCCCAGCCTGCAGACCTTCACCCCTGACGCGGACAGCCCCGTCTTCTTCCCGGAGCGGAGGCCGTCGCCTTTCCCGAAGAGGGCTGAGCTAGGGAGCTGCTCCCCGCTGCTGGCCCAGCCCCGCCGGCCCACTGGAGACTCGCAGCCTTCCTCACCACGCTACGCCTACGAGCCCCCCCTCTATGAGGAGCCCCCCGTGGAGTACCAGGCCCCGCTCTACGACGAACCCCCCATGGATGTGCAGTTTGAGGCCGGCTCGCCCCGGCGGTCTCCTGGCCGCAAGCCACCCAAGGCAGCCTCCGCGTCGCCCTACCAGCAGCTGGTGCTCACCAGGCAGAAGTGCCCAGAGCGCTACCTGAGCCTGGAGTACAGCCCTGCCGGCAAGGAGTACGTGCGGCAGCTGGTGTACGTGGAGCAGGCCAGCTCCAGCCCCAAGCTGCGGGCAGGCCCGCGGCACAAGTACACGCCTCACCCGGGGGGCGGCTCGCTGTCCCTgcagcccagcccctgcctgctgcGTGACCAGCGCCTGGGGGCCACGTCCTCGCTGGGGGTCGTGTCTGGGGACTATAGCAGCATGGAGGGGCCCGAGCTGCGGCCCGCCCCACCGCCCAcgcccctgccccaggcccaaGACGATGCCATGTCCTGGTCTAGCCAGCAGGACACCATGTCTTCCACGGGCTACTCCCCCAGCACGCGCAAGAGGAAGAGCAGGAACCCCTCCGTGTGCCATGCTCCCAGCGCCCCGCCCGCCGAGGGCCCTGGGGACTGCGACCCGCTGGGCCAGCAGCCCCTGACGGAGGAGCGGCCTCTGTGTGGACCCGGCCTGACGCCCATGAAGCGCACAGAGGGGGAGGCGGGGGACGGGGAGGGCCACCGGGGCCCGGCTGAGCCCTTCCTGGCACAGGCCCGGCTGGCCTGGGAGGCACAGCAAGCCCACCTGCACATGAAGCAGAGGGGCAGCTGGGACTCGCAGCAGGATGGCTCGGGCTACGAGAGTGACGGGGCGGTGCCGCTGCCCATGCCCGGGCCCGTGGTGCGTGCCTTCAGTGAGGATGAGGCGCTGGCCCAGCAGGAGAGCAAGCACTGGCAGAGGGGTGCCTTGGACAGGCTCGCCTTCCCACAGGTCCTGCTCGAGAAGAGCGTCTCCGTGCAGACCAGCCTGGCCTCCCCGGAGCCCTACCTGCACCCCTCTCAG TCTGAGGACCTTGGCACCTGCGCCCAGTTCGAGAGCAGCCGGCAGGCCCGGAGTGTGATGCCCAGCGCCAGCTGCGTGTTCCCCACCTTCACTCTCCGCAAGCCATCCTCGGAGACAGACATCGAGAACTGGGCCTCCAAGCACTTCAACACCCACACGCAGGGCCTCTTCCGGCGGAAGGTGTCCATCGCCAACATGCTGGCCTGGAGCAGCGAGTCCATCAAGAAGCCCATGATCGTGACCAGCGACCGCCACGTGAAGAAAGAGGCCTGTGAGGTCTTCAAGTTGATTCAGATGTACATGGGCGACCGGCGCGCCAAGGCAGACCCGCTGCACGTGGCCCTGGAGATCGCCACCAAAGGCTGGAGTGTGCAGGGCCTGCGGGACGAGCTCTACATCCAGCTGTGCCGGCAGACCACCGAGAACTTTCGCCTTGAGAGCCTGGCCCGTGGCTGGGAGCTTATGGCCATCTGCCTGGCCTTCTTCCCACCCACGCCCAAGTTCCACTCCTACCTGGAGGGCTACATCTACCGGCACATGGACCCTGTCAACGACACCAAAG TGACCCAGCACATGAAAGCGCTCCTGGAAAGGAACACTAAGAAGAAGTCCAAGTTGAGAAAGAAACCCAAGCCTTATGTTGAGGAGCCGGATG GGGTGGCAATAAGCACATATGCCAAGTACTGTTACCACAAGCTGCAGAAGGCAGCCCTAACTGGGGCCAAGAAG GGGCTGAAGAAGCCCAACGTAGAGGAAATTCGACATGCCAAGAACGCGGTCTTCAGCCCGTCCATGTTTGGCAGCGCGCTGCAGGAGGTCATGAGCATGCAGAAGGAGCGCTACCCTGATCGGCAGCTGCCCTGGGTGCAGACCCGACTGTCAGAGGAGGTGCTCGCACTCAACGGCGACCAGACGGAAGGCATCTTCAG AGTACCTGGGGACATCGATGAAGTGAATGCCCTGAAGCTACAGGTGGACCAGTGGAAGGTACCTACAGGCTTGGAGGACCCCCACGTCCCAG CCAGGTAG